In Vanessa atalanta chromosome 29, ilVanAtal1.2, whole genome shotgun sequence, a genomic segment contains:
- the LOC125074972 gene encoding ubiquitin-fold modifier-conjugating enzyme 1: MVDEGTRKTLSSIPLLKTKAGPRDKELWPTRLKEEYQALIKYVQNNKEADNDWFRLESDKTGTKWFGKCWYVHNLLKYEFDLEFDIPVTYPTTAPELALPGLDGKTAKMYRGGKICLTDHFKPLWARNVPKFGIAHAMALGLGPWLAVEVPELIERGVVKYQEKSDEAK, from the exons ATGGTAGATGAAGGTACTAGAAAAACACTAAGCAGCATACCTTTGTTAAAAACTAAAGCAGGACCCAGAGACAAGGAATTATGGCCTACCCGTTTGAAAGAGGAATACCAGGCATTAATAAag tatgtacaaaataataaagaagcTGATAATGACTGGTTCAGATTGGAATCCGATAAAACCGGAACAAAGTGGTTCGGTAAATGTTGGTATGTCCACAACCTACTGAAGTATGAATTTGACTTGGAATTTGAT ATACCCGTTACTTATCCAACGACAGCACCAGAACTTGCTCTACCCGGTCTCGATGGGAAAACTGCTAAAATGTACAGAGGAGGCAAAATATGTTTAACTGACCACTTTAAACCACTATGGGCAAGAAATGTACCCAAATTCGGTATAGCTCATGCAATGGCTTTGGGT CTTGGTCCATGGCTAGCCGTTGAAGTTCCTGAATTAATCGAAAGAGGCGTCGTCAAATACCAGGAGAAGTCTGATGAAgcgaagtaa
- the LOC125074970 gene encoding BLOC-1-related complex subunit 5, translating into MGSEQSMPPKKQPQRAPPVRRGHTIATSNFPDTRRPEPSPSGNNSPGASMCSDSELPYISYTVDRPIGDSPKNSAKTQRSDSKKSLLQRRQLSLQARRNKRARDIVVVKPATDTQLDEDIRRLQEIPTFLPIMRGTLGLPGAKDPEVLEGLDPRPWVRMTTRIQAHLSACAQPLAAEEIHLANKIKEADSEITRLYSITVEKQRCNARHAERLSRVREVSHQLSRCNSLLNQTLQDIEELNQLLPENKRLEPFVWNEQKV; encoded by the exons ATGGGTTCCGAACAATCAATGCCTCCAAAAAAGCAGCCGCAAAGGGCTCCACCAGTACGCAGAGGACATACGATAGCAACTTCTAATTTTCCAG ATACAAGGAGACCTGAACCATCACCAAGTGGGAACAACTCTCCCGGAGCCAGTATGTGCTCCGATTCGGAACTGCCGTATATATCTTATACTGTGGATAGACCTATTGGAG ATTCACCCAAAAATTCGGCGAAAACGCAACGATCCGACAGTAAAAAGTCTCTTCTCCAACGGAGGCAGTTGAGCTTGCAAGCGAGGAGGAACAAAAGAGCTCGAGACATCGTCGTCGTTAAGCCAGCGACGGACACGCAGTTGGACGAAGATATCAGGAGATtacag GAAATACCAACGTTTCTGCCGATTATGCGAGGGACGCTCGGCTTACCGGGTGCAAAGGATCCTGAAGTGCTTGAAG GTCTAGATCCCAGACCGTGGGTCAGGATGACTACGCGAATCCAGGCGCACTTATCCGCTTGCGCTCAGCCGCTGGCTGCCGAGGAGATTCATTTAGCAAACAAGATTAAGGAG GCAGATTCGGAAATCACCCGTCTCTATTCGATAACGGTGGAGAAACAGAGATGCAACGCGCGTCACGCTGAGAGGCTGTCGCGGGTGAGGGAGGTATCACATCAGCTATCGAGGTGCAATTCGTTGCTGAACCAG ACCCTACAAGATATAGAAGAATTGAACCAGTTGTTACCGGAGAATAAGAGATTGGAGCCGTTTGTATGGAACGAACaaaaagtttga